In one Brienomyrus brachyistius isolate T26 chromosome 12, BBRACH_0.4, whole genome shotgun sequence genomic region, the following are encoded:
- the LOC125705228 gene encoding apolipoprotein L3-like: MQNIQIHCSEINYQVKGYDEWVYEGFAEEESNKLDNQIENGISLFLSLFESSIGILEQKGKDLRAVADGLERVHYRTTMGSLTGGVVSAIGGVASLVGLALAPVTMGASLAVTEVGVITALSGGLTSGVSNITNMVNESMDRKNIEQIIQDFTIWIEPISRCLTDLNNNIKILRSLKKKIEKEPPQRDANIQRVGCRLGMGLGVSLVPEAVQMVQAANLGRVTVKAHKAGQVAGVLTGAFSDLLVALDLYFIAQDAKEIQNINRANKESAAVKFIAEVRETAKRLEDGLDELREITKALREGDTH, encoded by the exons ATGCAAAATATCCAAATACATTGTTCA GAGATTAATTACCAGGTTAAAG gCTATGATGAGTGGGTGTATGAGGGATTTGCAGAAGAGGA ATCAAATAAGTTAGACAATCAGATAGAAAATGGCATTTCCTTATTCCTAAGCTTATTTGAATCCTCAATTGGTATCTTAGAACAGAAAGGCAAAGATCTGAGAGCAGTTGCAGATGGTCTGGAGCGTGTGCACTATCGTACCACCATGGGCAGCTTGACAGGAGGGGTGGTGAGTGCAATCGGAGGGGTCGCCTCTCTGGTTGGATTAGCCCTGGCCCCTGTCACCATGGGAGCTTCTCTGGCTGTGACAGAGGTGGGAGTCATCACAGCGCTTTCTGGAGGGTTGACCAGTGGTGTTTCCAACATCACCAACATGGTGAATGAATCAATGGATCGCAAGAACATTGAACAGATTATACAGGACTTCACCATTTGGATCGAGCCCATCAGTAGATGCCTGACAGACCTCAACAACAACATAAAGATTCTAAGATCTCTCAAGAAAAAGATTGAGAAGGAGCCCCCCCAGAGAGACGCTAATATTCAGCGGGTTGGATGTCGGCTGGGCATGGGCTTGGGGGTGAGTCTGGTACCTGAAGCAGTTCAGATGGTTCAAGCAGCCAACTTGGGCAGGGTGACTGTCAAAGCACATAAAGCCGGGCAGGTGGCAGGAGTACTTACCGGGGCGTTCTCTGACCTCCTCGTtgctctggatttgtacttcatCGCCCAGGATGCCAAAGAGATCCAGAACATAAATAGAGCTAACAAAGAGTCTGCTGCAGTGAAGTTCATAGCAGAGGTCAGAGAGACAGCCAAGCGGTTAGAGGATGGTCTGGATGAGCTGAGGGAAATCACTAAGGCGCTTCGTGAAGGAGACACACACTGA
- the LOC125704849 gene encoding apolipoprotein L3-like — translation MESSEDNTALHIQAEINEILVKGYDDWMDKQSADVVSFKTENRIENSISLFLTLFKFSVDILEQKVKDLRELADGLERVHFGTTVGSLTGGVVSVIGGVTSVVGLVLAPFTFGASLAVTGVGLGIATVGGVTSGVSNITKMVNESMDRKNFEKLIKDYEDLMQPITECLRELSENIEKLQKLKSTKKKPEGGSPQNVDNMMQVGARLGRSLVGGVPEIVRLVQVVNLGKVAAQASRAVQVAGVFTGVFSSLFIALDVYFIANDAKEIHNMRGTNTNSPKEEKSAAVEFIAVIRKTAGQLEDGLNELKKLENMLNEGGAQRAQ, via the exons ATGGAGAGTTCGGAGGACAACACTGCTCTGCACATTCAAGCC gagattaatgaaatattggttaAAG GCTATGATGACTGGATGGATAAGCAATCTGCAGATGTGGT GTCATTTAAAACAGAAAATCGGATAGAAAATAGCATTTCCTTATTCCTAACTTTATTTAAGTTCTCTGTTGACATCTTAGAGCAAAAAGTCAAAGATTTGAGAGAGCTTGCAGATGGTCTGGAGCGTGTTCACTTTGGAACCACAGTGGGCAGCTTGACAGGGGGGGTGGTCAGTGTAATCGGAGGGGTCACCTCTGTGGTTGGATTAGTCCTGGCCCCCTTCACCTTTGGAGCTTCTCTGGCTGTGACTGGGGTGGGACTTGGCATAGCTACTGTCGGAGGGGTGACTAGTGGTGTCTCCAACATCACCAAAATGGTTAATGAGTCAATGGATCGCAAGAACTTTGAAAAACTTATAAAGGACTATGAAGACTTGATGCAGCCCATCACTGAATGTCTGAGAGAGCTCAGTGAAAACATAGAGAAACTGCAAAAGCTGaaatccaccaaaaaaaaacctgagGGGGGATCCCCCCAGAATGTCGATAATATGATGCAGGTTGGAGCCCGGCTGGGAAGGAGTCTGGTTGGGGGTGTGCCTGAAATAGTTCGGCTGGTTCAGGTGGTCAACCTGGGCAAGGTAGCTGCTCAAGCATCTAGAGCTGTGCAGGTGGCGGGAGTCTTCACCGGTGTGTTTTCTAGCCTCTTCATCGCTCTGGATGTGTATTTCATCGCTAATGATGCCAAAGAGATCCATAACATGAGGGGAACTAATACTAATTCGCCAAAGGAGGAAAAGTCTGCTGCAGTTGAGTTCATAGCAGTGATCAGAAAGACAGCCGGGCAGTTAGAGGATGGTCTGAATGAGCTGAAAAAACTGGAGAATATGCTTAATGAAGGTGGGGCTCAGAGAGCTCAATAA
- the LOC125704841 gene encoding apolipoprotein L3-like isoform X2 has product MESSEDTTALHIQAEINEILVKGYDDWMDEQFADVVSFKIENQIEHGISLFLTLFKFSVDILEQKVKDLRELADGLERVHFGTTVGSLTGGVVSVIGGVTSVVGLVLAPFTFGASLAVTGVGLGIATAGGVTSGVSNITKMVNESMDRKNFEKLIKDYEDLMQPITECLRELSENIENLQKLKSTKKKPEGGSPQNVDNMMQVGARLGRSLVGGVPEIVRLVQVVNLGKVAAQASRAVQVAGVFTGVFSSLFIALDVYFIANDAKEIHNMRGTNTNSPKKEKSAAVEFIAVIRKTAGQLEDGLNELKELKNMLNEGGAQRAQ; this is encoded by the exons ATGGAGAGTTCGGAGGACACCACTGCTCTGCATATTCAAGCC gagattaatgaaatattggttaAAG GCTATGATGACTGGATGGATGAGCAATTTGCAGATGTGGT GTCATTTAAAATAGAAAATCAGATAGAACATGGCATTTCCTTATTCCTAACTTTATTTAAGTTCTCTGTTGACATCTTAGAGCAGAAAGTCAAAGATTTGAGAGAGCTTGCAGATGGTCTGGAGCGTGTTCACTTTGGAACCACAGTGGGCAGCTTGACAGGGGGGGTGGTCAGTGTAATCGGAGGGGTCACCTCTGTGGTTGGATTAGTCCTGGCCCCCTTCACCTTTGGAGCTTCTCTGGCTGTGACTGGGGTGGGACTTGGCATAGCTACTGCCGGAGGGGTGACTAGTGGTGTCTCCAACATCACCAAAATGGTTAATGAGTCAATGGATCGCAAGAACTTTGAAAAACTTATAAAGGACTATGAAGACTTGATGCAGCCCATCACTGAATGTCTGAGAGAGCTCAGTGAAAACATAGAGAATCTGCAAAAGCTGaaatccaccaaaaaaaaacctgagGGGGGATCCCCCCAGAATGTCGATAATATGATGCAGGTTGGAGCCCGGCTGGGAAGGAGTCTGGTCGGGGGTGTGCCTGAAATAGTTCGGCTGGTTCAGGTGGTCAACCTGGGCAAGGTAGCTGCTCAAGCATCTAGAGCTGTGCAGGTGGCGGGAGTCTTCACCGGTGTGTTTTCTAGCCTCTTCATCGCTCTGGATGTGTATTTCATCGCTAATGATGCCAAAGAGATCCATAACATGAGGGGAACTAATACTAATTCGCCAAAGAAGGAAAAGTCTGCTGCAGTTGAGTTCATAGCAGTGATCAGAAAGACAGCCGGGCAGTTAGAGGATGGTCTGAATGAGCTGAAAGAACTGAAGAATATGCTTAATGAAGGTGGGGCTCAGAGAGCTCAATAA
- the LOC125704841 gene encoding apolipoprotein L3-like isoform X1, with the protein MNCACVKPPLASQAMESSEDTTALHIQAEINEILVKGYDDWMDEQFADVVSFKIENQIEHGISLFLTLFKFSVDILEQKVKDLRELADGLERVHFGTTVGSLTGGVVSVIGGVTSVVGLVLAPFTFGASLAVTGVGLGIATAGGVTSGVSNITKMVNESMDRKNFEKLIKDYEDLMQPITECLRELSENIENLQKLKSTKKKPEGGSPQNVDNMMQVGARLGRSLVGGVPEIVRLVQVVNLGKVAAQASRAVQVAGVFTGVFSSLFIALDVYFIANDAKEIHNMRGTNTNSPKKEKSAAVEFIAVIRKTAGQLEDGLNELKELKNMLNEGGAQRAQ; encoded by the exons ATGAATTGCGCATGCGTGAAACCGCCACTGGCTAGTCAGG CAATGGAGAGTTCGGAGGACACCACTGCTCTGCATATTCAAGCC gagattaatgaaatattggttaAAG GCTATGATGACTGGATGGATGAGCAATTTGCAGATGTGGT GTCATTTAAAATAGAAAATCAGATAGAACATGGCATTTCCTTATTCCTAACTTTATTTAAGTTCTCTGTTGACATCTTAGAGCAGAAAGTCAAAGATTTGAGAGAGCTTGCAGATGGTCTGGAGCGTGTTCACTTTGGAACCACAGTGGGCAGCTTGACAGGGGGGGTGGTCAGTGTAATCGGAGGGGTCACCTCTGTGGTTGGATTAGTCCTGGCCCCCTTCACCTTTGGAGCTTCTCTGGCTGTGACTGGGGTGGGACTTGGCATAGCTACTGCCGGAGGGGTGACTAGTGGTGTCTCCAACATCACCAAAATGGTTAATGAGTCAATGGATCGCAAGAACTTTGAAAAACTTATAAAGGACTATGAAGACTTGATGCAGCCCATCACTGAATGTCTGAGAGAGCTCAGTGAAAACATAGAGAATCTGCAAAAGCTGaaatccaccaaaaaaaaacctgagGGGGGATCCCCCCAGAATGTCGATAATATGATGCAGGTTGGAGCCCGGCTGGGAAGGAGTCTGGTCGGGGGTGTGCCTGAAATAGTTCGGCTGGTTCAGGTGGTCAACCTGGGCAAGGTAGCTGCTCAAGCATCTAGAGCTGTGCAGGTGGCGGGAGTCTTCACCGGTGTGTTTTCTAGCCTCTTCATCGCTCTGGATGTGTATTTCATCGCTAATGATGCCAAAGAGATCCATAACATGAGGGGAACTAATACTAATTCGCCAAAGAAGGAAAAGTCTGCTGCAGTTGAGTTCATAGCAGTGATCAGAAAGACAGCCGGGCAGTTAGAGGATGGTCTGAATGAGCTGAAAGAACTGAAGAATATGCTTAATGAAGGTGGGGCTCAGAGAGCTCAATAA